The following are encoded together in the bacterium genome:
- a CDS encoding peptidyl-prolyl cis-trans isomerase, with protein sequence MRRLLRQPLLHFLAGGAVLFVLVRGPAAPAPATPDVVPIVVSAGDVERLRRAHTREAGLVATAADEAGLIERAIDDEVLYREALARGLDRDRSVRNWLVEQMHVLEPDAAADDDALLAKARALGLDRTDLVVRRMLVQKMRLLASREGEQPPTDADLATFWSRHADDYRLPERVTLWQVFVPDYADAEALLATLRRGGTPPAEGARRGQTFAAPPYLREQSPADLRRRFGPGAAERVAAAPIGAWSAPIGSAYGWHLVWVASRTPGTLPAIETVRGRLAERWLDEQRTQRFAATLRALRDRHPLQIESAAWHARSRS encoded by the coding sequence ATGCGCCGGCTCCTGCGCCAGCCCCTGCTCCACTTCCTCGCCGGGGGCGCCGTCCTCTTCGTGCTCGTGCGCGGGCCTGCGGCGCCGGCGCCGGCGACACCCGACGTCGTCCCCATCGTCGTCAGCGCCGGCGACGTCGAGCGGCTGCGGCGCGCGCACACGCGCGAGGCCGGTCTGGTCGCCACCGCCGCCGACGAGGCCGGACTGATCGAGCGCGCGATCGACGACGAGGTGCTCTACCGCGAGGCCCTGGCGCGCGGTCTCGATCGCGACCGCAGCGTGCGCAACTGGCTCGTCGAGCAGATGCACGTGCTCGAGCCGGACGCCGCCGCGGACGACGACGCCCTCCTGGCGAAGGCCCGGGCGCTCGGGCTCGACCGCACCGACCTCGTCGTGCGGCGCATGCTCGTCCAGAAGATGCGTCTCCTCGCCTCGCGCGAGGGCGAGCAGCCCCCGACCGACGCCGACCTGGCGACGTTCTGGAGCCGCCACGCCGACGACTACCGCCTGCCCGAGCGCGTGACGCTGTGGCAGGTGTTCGTGCCCGACTACGCCGACGCCGAGGCGCTGCTGGCGACGCTGCGCCGCGGGGGCACGCCGCCCGCGGAGGGCGCACGGCGCGGGCAGACGTTCGCCGCGCCGCCCTACCTCCGCGAGCAATCCCCCGCCGATCTACGGCGCCGCTTCGGTCCCGGCGCCGCCGAGCGGGTTGCCGCCGCGCCGATCGGCGCCTGGAGCGCGCCGATCGGCTCCGCGTACGGCTGGCATCTCGTGTGGGTCGCGTCGCGCACGCCGGGCACGCTGCCGGCGATCGAGACGGTGCGCGGCAGGCTCGCCGAACGCTGGCTCGACGAGCAGCGGACGCAGCGCTTCGCGGCGACGCTGCGGGCGCTGCGCGACCGCCACCCGCTGCAGATCGAGTCCGCCGCCTGGCACGCGCGGAGCCGCTCGTGA
- a CDS encoding HupE/UreJ family protein, with the protein MRGLLLLLCLLPVRAAFGHGLDPALLSLDGTGDGRFAVTWRTSAQRLPGADVRPILPAHCRPGDASPPEATLEHVTLRWTIDCGAAGLVGETIRVQDLDAARINALLRIEQPSAPTIQVVLSPRHDAFVVPAQPTAWDVVRGYVGLGVEHILSGPDHLLFVFGLLLLLATPRALLAAVTAFTVGHSLTLSAAALGLATVPSRPIEVLIAASVLALAVELTRDGGDTAMRRFPWIVALGFGLLHGFGFAGALAETGLPPGDIPLALLAFNTGIELGQLAFIAAVLASGALAWRALPAAAAWARRPAIYAMGILAAFWCFERTAVWLG; encoded by the coding sequence GTGAGGGGGCTCCTGCTCCTCCTCTGCCTCCTGCCCGTGCGCGCGGCGTTCGGGCACGGGCTCGACCCCGCCCTGCTCTCGCTCGACGGCACCGGCGACGGCCGCTTCGCGGTGACCTGGCGCACGTCGGCCCAGCGTCTTCCGGGCGCCGACGTGCGGCCCATCCTACCCGCGCATTGCCGCCCCGGCGACGCGAGCCCGCCGGAGGCGACGCTCGAGCACGTGACCCTGCGCTGGACGATCGACTGCGGCGCCGCCGGCCTCGTCGGCGAGACGATCCGCGTGCAGGATCTCGACGCCGCGCGCATCAACGCGCTCCTGCGCATCGAGCAGCCGAGTGCGCCGACGATCCAGGTCGTGCTCTCGCCGCGTCACGACGCGTTCGTCGTGCCGGCGCAGCCGACGGCGTGGGACGTCGTGCGCGGCTACGTGGGGCTCGGCGTCGAGCACATCCTCTCGGGCCCCGACCATCTCCTCTTCGTCTTCGGGCTTCTCCTTTTGCTCGCGACGCCGCGCGCCCTGCTCGCCGCGGTGACGGCGTTCACGGTGGGACACAGCCTCACGCTGTCGGCGGCGGCGCTCGGCCTGGCGACGGTGCCGTCGCGTCCGATCGAGGTGCTGATCGCGGCCAGCGTGCTGGCGCTGGCGGTGGAGCTCACCCGCGACGGCGGCGACACGGCGATGCGGCGCTTCCCCTGGATCGTCGCGCTCGGCTTCGGCCTGCTGCACGGCTTCGGCTTCGCCGGCGCCCTCGCCGAGACCGGGCTGCCGCCGGGCGACATCCCGCTCGCGCTTCTTGCGTTCAACACCGGCATCGAGCTCGGCCAGCTGGCGTTCATCGCGGCGGTGCTGGCGTCGGGCGCCCTGGCGTGGCGCGCGCTGCCGGCGGCCGCCGCCTGGGCGCGCCGGCCCGCGATCTACGCGATGGGCATCCTGGCCGCGTTCTGGTGCTTCGAGCGCACGGCGGTCTGGCTCGGCTGA
- a CDS encoding DsbA family protein, with protein MSLAVDVFWSFRSPYSYLATPRLVDIAARYEVDVRVRPVLPIAVRIKDFFTNVNPLWPPYLMRDTYRIAQFLGLPYGWPQPDPIVQDYATRQVSPEQPYIYRLTRLGVDATLRGRGLAFVDQVSRLIWGGEPDWNEGTRLADAAARAGCDLAVMDAAIEAEPARYDAIIAANQEALTAAGHWGVPTMVFEDEAFFGQDRIELLLWRLRQRGLRERA; from the coding sequence ATGTCCCTCGCCGTCGACGTCTTCTGGTCCTTCCGCAGCCCGTACTCGTACCTGGCCACGCCGCGCCTGGTGGACATCGCCGCTCGCTACGAGGTCGACGTCCGCGTCCGCCCGGTGCTGCCGATCGCGGTGCGCATCAAGGACTTCTTCACCAACGTGAACCCGCTCTGGCCGCCCTACCTGATGCGCGACACCTACCGCATCGCGCAGTTTCTCGGCCTGCCCTACGGCTGGCCGCAGCCCGACCCGATCGTGCAGGACTACGCCACGCGCCAGGTCTCGCCCGAGCAGCCGTACATCTACCGCCTGACGCGGCTCGGCGTCGACGCGACGCTGCGCGGCCGCGGGCTCGCGTTCGTCGACCAGGTGTCGCGCCTCATCTGGGGCGGCGAGCCGGACTGGAACGAAGGGACACGCCTCGCCGACGCCGCCGCCCGCGCCGGCTGCGACCTCGCCGTCATGGACGCGGCGATCGAGGCCGAACCCGCCCGCTACGACGCGATCATCGCCGCCAACCAGGAGGCGCTCACCGCCGCCGGCCACTGGGGCGTGCCGACGATGGTGTTCGAGGACGAGGCGTTCTTCGGGCAGGACCGCATCGAGCTGCTGCTGTGGCGCCTGCGCCAGCGCGGCCTGCGCGAGCGCGCCTAG
- a CDS encoding carboxylesterase family protein, with protein MATRVRRPATAFLVLVLVAAGAAAAAAPEVRIEAGVLRGMTAGGVDAFKGIPYAAPPVGDLRWRAPQPAVPWPGVRDATAYGHDCVQLPAPGDAGASGSSRAEDCLVLNVWRPASAGPGRRLPVLVWIHGGGFVSGAASVPLFDGSAFARDGVVLVGINYRLGRLGFFAHPALTAAHEGPLANYGLMDQLAALQWVRRNVAAFGGDPDAVTVAGESAGGIAVIHLLTSPAARGLFRRAAVLSGGGRTYLLPQRALSATTGSLPSAEASGLAFAASAGITGTDAAALRALRALPAERVSGDLGMAALLDLPATYTGGPVRDGVIVTAQPEAAFRRGAFAPVPLVIGTTQDDLGAGPPPADFFGPDAEQARRAYDPGGSLGTAMVAALVAEDLTMHEPARFVARAMTQAGAPAWLYRFDYVAEALRAQTDSAGHASELAYVFARLDARYGSAVTDADRRMAALVHGYFANFVRHGDPNGPGLPAWPRFDPAGFDLMLFTATGARVTPDPWRGRLALVERALARRQ; from the coding sequence ATGGCCACGCGCGTGCGGCGGCCCGCGACGGCGTTCCTTGTCCTCGTCCTGGTCGCGGCGGGCGCGGCGGCCGCAGCGGCGCCGGAGGTGCGCATCGAGGCCGGGGTGCTCCGCGGCATGACGGCCGGCGGCGTCGATGCCTTCAAGGGCATCCCCTACGCCGCCCCGCCCGTCGGCGACCTGCGCTGGCGCGCGCCGCAGCCGGCGGTCCCGTGGCCCGGCGTGCGCGACGCGACCGCCTACGGCCACGACTGCGTGCAGTTGCCGGCTCCCGGCGACGCCGGGGCGTCCGGCTCGTCGCGCGCCGAGGACTGCCTCGTCCTCAACGTCTGGCGTCCCGCCTCCGCCGGCCCCGGGCGGCGGCTGCCGGTGCTGGTCTGGATCCACGGCGGGGGCTTCGTCAGCGGCGCGGCGTCGGTGCCGCTCTTCGACGGCAGCGCCTTCGCGCGCGACGGCGTCGTGCTGGTCGGCATCAACTACCGTCTCGGCCGCCTCGGGTTCTTCGCCCATCCGGCGCTCACCGCCGCCCACGAGGGGCCGCTCGCGAACTATGGGCTCATGGACCAGCTCGCCGCGCTCCAGTGGGTCCGGCGCAACGTCGCGGCGTTCGGCGGCGATCCCGACGCGGTGACCGTCGCCGGCGAGTCGGCAGGCGGCATCGCGGTGATCCATCTGCTGACGTCGCCCGCGGCGCGCGGGCTCTTCCGGCGCGCCGCCGTGCTGTCGGGCGGCGGACGGACGTACCTGCTGCCGCAGCGCGCGCTCTCGGCGACGACGGGCTCGCTGCCGTCCGCCGAGGCCAGCGGCCTCGCCTTCGCCGCGAGCGCCGGCATCACGGGCACCGACGCCGCCGCGCTCCGTGCCCTGCGCGCGCTGCCCGCCGAGCGCGTCAGCGGCGATCTCGGCATGGCGGCGCTGCTCGACCTGCCGGCGACGTACACGGGCGGCCCGGTCCGCGACGGCGTCATCGTCACCGCGCAGCCCGAGGCGGCGTTTCGTCGCGGCGCGTTCGCGCCCGTGCCGCTCGTCATCGGCACGACCCAGGACGACCTCGGCGCCGGCCCGCCCCCCGCGGACTTCTTCGGCCCCGACGCCGAGCAGGCGCGCCGCGCCTACGATCCGGGCGGGAGCCTCGGGACGGCCATGGTCGCGGCGCTCGTCGCCGAGGACCTGACCATGCACGAGCCGGCCCGCTTCGTCGCACGCGCGATGACGCAGGCCGGGGCGCCGGCCTGGCTCTATCGCTTCGACTACGTGGCCGAGGCGCTGCGCGCGCAGACGGACAGCGCCGGCCACGCGAGCGAGCTGGCCTACGTGTTCGCTCGCCTCGACGCCCGCTACGGATCGGCCGTGACCGACGCCGATCGCCGTATGGCGGCGCTCGTCCATGGCTATTTCGCCAACTTCGTCCGCCACGGCGACCCGAACGGTCCGGGCCTGCCGGCCTGGCCGCGCTTCGATCCCGCGGGCTTCGACCTGATGCTGTTCACGGCGACGGGCGCGCGCGTCACGCCCGATCCCTGGCGGGGGCGGCTCGCCCTGGTCGAGCGTGCCCTCGCCCGTCGGCAGTAG
- a CDS encoding MaoC family dehydratase N-terminal domain-containing protein: MPPSEEATSDDDRREAEAVAGMRALVGQVIGTPSVAPDPVNQPMIRHWATAMEDHDPVYVDPAFAATTRFGGIVAPPMMLQTWTMATPKITGIAARGGAPVEFGKNPLTPLDEAGFIATLATNSEFEIVRYLRLGETLTSTMVIESISERKSTRLGPGYFVTWVTTFRDAAGEVVGRQMFRILKFKPDLEKLLG; the protein is encoded by the coding sequence ATGCCGCCCTCCGAAGAAGCGACGTCCGACGACGATCGCCGCGAAGCCGAAGCCGTCGCGGGCATGCGGGCCCTGGTCGGCCAGGTCATCGGCACGCCCTCGGTGGCGCCCGACCCGGTGAACCAGCCGATGATCCGCCACTGGGCCACGGCGATGGAGGACCACGATCCCGTCTACGTCGACCCGGCCTTCGCCGCGACGACGCGCTTCGGCGGCATCGTCGCGCCGCCGATGATGCTCCAGACCTGGACCATGGCCACGCCGAAGATCACCGGCATCGCCGCCCGCGGCGGCGCGCCGGTCGAGTTCGGCAAGAACCCGCTGACGCCGCTCGACGAGGCCGGCTTCATCGCCACGCTGGCGACGAACTCGGAGTTCGAGATCGTCCGCTACCTCCGCCTCGGCGAGACGCTCACCTCGACCATGGTCATCGAGTCGATCTCGGAGCGGAAGAGCACGCGGCTCGGACCGGGCTACTTCGTCACCTGGGTGACGACCTTCCGCGACGCCGCCGGCGAGGTCGTCGGCCGGCAGATGTTCCGCATCCTCAAGTTCAAGCCCGATCTGGAGAAGCTGCTCGGATGA
- a CDS encoding Zn-ribbon domain-containing OB-fold protein — MSYRVPPATTPDTKWFWDALADGKLLIQRCTGCARLRHPPRPMCPHCNALAWDAVEASGRGTVYSFVLPRHPPWPWFEGTYVVALIELDEGTRIVSNLTDVDPADVTIGMPVEAYVAHFDGVSLPQFRPLGSTA, encoded by the coding sequence ATGAGCTATCGGGTCCCGCCGGCGACGACGCCGGACACGAAGTGGTTCTGGGACGCGCTCGCGGACGGCAAGCTGCTGATCCAGCGTTGCACCGGCTGCGCGCGCCTGCGCCATCCGCCGCGTCCGATGTGCCCGCACTGCAACGCCCTCGCCTGGGACGCGGTCGAGGCCAGCGGGCGCGGCACGGTCTACAGCTTCGTGCTGCCGCGCCACCCGCCGTGGCCGTGGTTCGAGGGCACGTACGTGGTCGCGCTCATCGAGCTCGACGAAGGCACGCGCATCGTCTCGAACCTCACCGACGTCGATCCCGCCGACGTCACCATCGGCATGCCGGTCGAGGCGTACGTCGCGCACTTCGACGGCGTCTCGCTGCCGCAGTTCCGCCCCCTCGGGAGCACCGCGTGA
- a CDS encoding acyl dehydratase — MTIDVTATVVVAGAIATRDFMPVHHDRDYAATQGSPNIFMNIMTDNGYASRFLTDWAGPETMVRKIAIRLGVPAYAGSTLAFTGEVTGKSQEGTEGIVEIAFRAATAEGDHMAGTAVIGLPLR; from the coding sequence ATGACGATCGACGTCACCGCCACCGTGGTCGTCGCCGGCGCGATCGCGACGCGCGACTTCATGCCCGTGCACCACGACCGCGACTACGCGGCGACGCAGGGCTCGCCCAACATCTTCATGAACATCATGACCGACAACGGCTACGCGAGCCGCTTCCTCACCGACTGGGCCGGCCCCGAGACGATGGTGCGGAAGATCGCCATCCGCCTCGGCGTGCCGGCCTATGCGGGCTCCACGCTGGCGTTCACCGGCGAGGTCACGGGGAAGTCGCAGGAGGGTACGGAGGGCATCGTCGAGATCGCGTTCCGCGCCGCCACCGCCGAGGGCGACCACATGGCCGGCACGGCCGTGATCGGGCTGCCGCTGCGATGA
- a CDS encoding lipid-transfer protein: protein MTRTLRGRAAIAGIGATEFSKASGRSELQLACEAIKAALDDAGLVPREVDGLVTFTMDTSEECEVARSLGIPKLSLFSRIPYGGGGACAVVMQAAMAVATGAADVVVCWRAMNERSGMRFGGPGMESAKLPSFLDMYGPYGLLSPASWVAIAARRYMHEYGVTNADFGRIAVVDRKHAANNPAAWFHQRPITLEDHQASRWIVEPVLRLLDCCQESDGGVALVVTTPERARDLRRRPATILAAAQGASDDGEMMTSYYRPEITGLPEMGVVAAKLWADSGLRPADIQTAFLYDHFTPFVLVQLEELGFCKRGEAKDFATVENLSIGGTLPINTSGGLLGEAYIHGMNGIAEAVRQIRGTSVNQVPDVEHVLVTAGTGCPTSGLILGTP from the coding sequence ATGACGCGCACGCTGCGGGGCCGCGCCGCCATCGCCGGCATCGGCGCGACGGAGTTCTCGAAGGCGTCGGGGCGCAGCGAGCTGCAGCTCGCCTGCGAGGCGATCAAAGCGGCGCTGGACGACGCCGGGCTCGTGCCGCGCGAGGTCGACGGCCTCGTCACCTTCACCATGGATACGAGCGAGGAGTGCGAGGTCGCGCGCAGCCTCGGCATCCCGAAGCTGTCGCTGTTCTCGCGCATCCCGTACGGCGGCGGCGGCGCGTGCGCCGTCGTGATGCAGGCGGCGATGGCGGTGGCCACCGGCGCCGCCGACGTCGTCGTGTGCTGGCGGGCGATGAACGAGCGCTCCGGCATGCGCTTCGGCGGTCCCGGCATGGAGAGCGCGAAGCTGCCGTCGTTCCTCGACATGTACGGCCCCTACGGCCTGCTCTCGCCGGCCAGCTGGGTGGCGATCGCCGCGCGCCGCTACATGCACGAGTACGGCGTCACCAACGCCGACTTCGGTCGCATCGCGGTCGTCGACCGCAAGCACGCCGCCAACAATCCCGCCGCCTGGTTCCACCAGCGCCCGATCACGCTCGAGGATCACCAGGCGTCGCGCTGGATCGTCGAGCCCGTGCTGCGCCTCCTCGACTGCTGCCAGGAGAGCGACGGCGGCGTCGCCCTCGTCGTCACCACCCCCGAGCGTGCGCGCGATCTCCGCCGGCGTCCCGCGACCATCCTCGCCGCCGCACAGGGCGCGTCGGACGACGGCGAGATGATGACGAGCTACTATCGCCCCGAGATCACCGGCCTCCCCGAGATGGGCGTCGTCGCCGCGAAGCTCTGGGCCGACTCCGGCCTGCGCCCGGCGGATATCCAGACGGCCTTCCTCTACGACCACTTCACCCCGTTCGTGCTCGTGCAGCTCGAGGAGCTCGGCTTCTGCAAGCGCGGCGAGGCGAAGGACTTCGCGACCGTCGAGAACCTCTCGATCGGCGGCACGCTGCCCATCAACACCAGCGGCGGCCTCCTCGGCGAGGCCTACATCCACGGCATGAACGGCATCGCCGAGGCGGTGCGGCAGATCCGTGGGACGTCGGTGAACCAGGTGCCGGACGTGGAGCACGTGCTGGTGACGGCCGGGACCGGCTGCCCGACCAGCGGGCTCATTCTGGGGACGCCGTAG
- a CDS encoding dehydrogenase has translation MRFVITAGRGEGPSDSERPLDEAMLVAYMRFNEEMHRAGILVASEGLNPAASGARVVASGGTRRVLDGPFAESKELVGGFYVVDVDSLDEAIAWALRCPVGMGTDDVLDVRPLTGASDIPPEVMRIIREAAPTWSASMEAERGRGAGG, from the coding sequence ATGCGATTCGTCATCACCGCCGGGCGCGGCGAGGGCCCGAGCGATTCCGAGCGGCCGCTCGACGAGGCCATGCTCGTCGCCTACATGCGCTTCAACGAGGAGATGCACCGGGCCGGCATCCTGGTCGCGTCCGAGGGGCTCAACCCGGCGGCGTCGGGGGCGCGGGTCGTGGCCTCGGGCGGGACGCGCCGCGTCCTCGACGGGCCGTTCGCCGAGTCGAAGGAGCTGGTCGGCGGGTTCTACGTCGTCGACGTCGACTCGCTCGACGAGGCGATCGCGTGGGCGCTGCGCTGCCCGGTGGGGATGGGCACGGACGACGTGCTCGACGTGCGGCCGCTCACGGGCGCGTCGGACATCCCGCCCGAGGTGATGCGCATCATCCGGGAGGCGGCGCCGACGTGGAGCGCGTCGATGGAAGCGGAGCGCGGCCGGGGGGCAGGCGGATGA
- a CDS encoding glutathione S-transferase family protein: MTLALYAHPFSSYCQKVLIALYENALPFELRLLSGAEDEILADFAARWPLQRMPILVDGDRTVVESSIIVEHLGLHHPGPVRLVPDDAKAALLVRTMDRVFDDYVMTPMQRIVFDFIRPEDARDPRGVAEARALLDTAYAWLDGHMAEREWAAGGFSLAECAAAPALLYADWVHPIPASHVHAQAYRRRLLARPSFARAVDEARPYRGFFPPGAPDRD; the protein is encoded by the coding sequence ATGACGCTCGCGCTCTATGCCCACCCCTTCTCGTCGTACTGCCAGAAGGTGCTGATCGCCCTCTACGAGAACGCCCTGCCCTTCGAGCTGCGGCTGCTCTCCGGCGCCGAGGACGAGATCCTCGCCGACTTCGCGGCCCGCTGGCCCCTCCAGCGCATGCCCATTCTCGTCGACGGCGACCGCACGGTCGTCGAGTCGTCGATCATCGTCGAGCACCTGGGCCTGCATCACCCCGGGCCGGTGCGCCTCGTGCCCGACGACGCGAAGGCCGCGCTGCTCGTGCGCACGATGGACCGCGTCTTCGACGACTACGTGATGACGCCGATGCAGCGCATCGTGTTCGACTTCATCCGTCCCGAGGACGCGCGCGATCCGCGCGGCGTCGCCGAGGCGCGCGCCCTGCTCGACACGGCCTACGCCTGGCTCGACGGCCACATGGCGGAGCGCGAGTGGGCGGCGGGCGGGTTCAGCCTGGCCGAGTGCGCGGCGGCGCCGGCGCTGCTCTACGCCGACTGGGTGCATCCCATCCCGGCGTCGCACGTGCACGCGCAGGCGTACCGGCGGCGGCTGCTGGCGCGGCCGTCGTTCGCGCGTGCGGTCGACGAGGCGCGGCCCTATCGCGGGTTCTTCCCGCCGGGCGCGCCGGACCGCGACTGA
- a CDS encoding DUF1214 domain-containing protein, which yields MSDIQTETRVAFRALLDTLAEVDRRWASAEWNLMGEADVTGAHRAILHLLEGGIATFFESDPARPRFQRIVSPTRKFTGDNADAIYHDAAVSPEHVYVVRGRMDGAVYVSITVECDAEDGGMASRTAGVINESGFDVDAEGRFEVRLGGPPQARGWLGLEPGATRITTRHYYENPTPAAADPARNAAMEIVRLEPGPTPPPPDDAAIARAIRRVATFVRARTLGQPPMANSTPPPFVSLVPNQFPPPVPPGNFGLAAFDVTYSMAPFVIGPDDALVMTGRWPTCRCANVSLWNRFLQTLDYANRPASRNRAQTALEPDGSFRIVLAHRDPGHPNWLDTEGRTYGIVFWRFMLAEGPVETPQAEVVPFADLARR from the coding sequence ATGAGCGACATCCAGACCGAGACCCGCGTCGCCTTCCGCGCGCTGCTGGACACGCTCGCCGAGGTCGACCGCCGCTGGGCCAGCGCCGAGTGGAACCTCATGGGCGAGGCGGACGTCACCGGCGCCCACCGCGCGATCCTGCACCTGCTCGAAGGCGGCATCGCCACCTTCTTCGAGTCCGACCCGGCGCGCCCGCGCTTCCAGCGCATCGTCTCGCCGACGCGGAAGTTCACCGGCGACAACGCCGACGCGATCTACCACGACGCCGCCGTCAGCCCCGAGCACGTCTACGTCGTGCGCGGCCGCATGGACGGCGCGGTCTACGTGTCGATCACCGTCGAGTGCGACGCCGAGGACGGCGGCATGGCGAGCCGCACCGCCGGCGTGATCAACGAGTCGGGCTTCGACGTCGACGCCGAGGGTCGCTTCGAGGTCCGCCTGGGCGGCCCGCCCCAGGCGCGGGGCTGGCTCGGCCTCGAGCCAGGCGCGACGCGCATCACGACGCGCCACTACTACGAGAACCCGACACCGGCGGCGGCCGACCCCGCGCGCAACGCGGCTATGGAGATCGTCCGCCTCGAGCCCGGCCCCACGCCGCCGCCGCCCGACGACGCCGCGATCGCGCGCGCCATCCGCCGCGTGGCGACGTTCGTGCGCGCCCGCACCCTGGGCCAGCCGCCGATGGCCAACTCGACGCCGCCGCCGTTCGTGTCGCTCGTCCCCAACCAGTTCCCGCCGCCGGTGCCGCCCGGCAACTTCGGCCTCGCCGCCTTCGACGTCACCTATTCGATGGCGCCCTTCGTCATCGGTCCCGACGACGCCCTGGTGATGACCGGCCGCTGGCCGACGTGCCGCTGCGCGAACGTCTCCTTGTGGAACCGCTTCCTCCAGACGCTCGACTACGCGAACCGCCCCGCGTCGCGGAACCGTGCCCAGACGGCGCTCGAGCCCGACGGCAGCTTCCGCATCGTGCTGGCGCACCGCGACCCCGGCCACCCGAACTGGCTCGACACCGAGGGGCGCACCTACGGCATCGTCTTCTGGCGCTTCATGCTGGCCGAGGGGCCGGTCGAGACGCCGCAGGCAGAGGTCGTGCCGTTCGCCGACCTCGCCCGGCGGTAG
- a CDS encoding sulfotransferase — MLAEHDGGRLRAMAERYRRPDWVRRLNAMADSVGGDARRIVPFDPGALLADAEASIGPGPAGDFGDPLWRERFAQLAGALDAAPMHVVGRLMTRQELVRAARTRLLLGRELVAQPAIAGERIVAPTIVTGPARSGTTILFELLALDPALRAPLAWEGLHPLPRDAAERPAWSECEQELWTDVQPEFAAMHELRSDLPVECVTLTMPSFAGPHWLMVAQPVGTWMPDVEVNYAFHRRLLQVLQHGAPARTWLLKTPGHLMTLEALFATYPDAWIVQTHRDPAKTMPSTASITALVQWMRTDHVDLALLVQAIASAFFYGLNHSVELRRASPWRERFVDVHFGHLLRDPVDALTRAYAGMGRALTPEHAERVRAYLRHKPKGKFGTHQYAPEDWGMTAAGLRADLAPYVEHFGVALEGS; from the coding sequence ATGCTGGCGGAGCACGATGGCGGGCGCCTCCGCGCGATGGCGGAGCGCTACCGGCGCCCGGACTGGGTGCGACGGCTGAACGCCATGGCCGACTCCGTCGGCGGCGACGCGCGACGCATCGTGCCGTTCGATCCCGGCGCGCTGCTCGCCGACGCCGAGGCGTCGATCGGCCCCGGCCCCGCCGGCGACTTCGGCGACCCGCTGTGGCGCGAGCGCTTCGCCCAGCTCGCCGGCGCGCTCGACGCCGCGCCGATGCACGTCGTCGGTCGCCTGATGACGCGCCAGGAGCTGGTGCGCGCCGCACGCACGCGCCTGCTGCTCGGTCGCGAGCTCGTCGCGCAGCCCGCCATCGCCGGCGAGCGCATCGTCGCGCCGACGATCGTCACCGGCCCCGCCCGCTCGGGCACCACGATCCTCTTCGAGCTGCTCGCGCTCGACCCGGCGCTGCGCGCGCCGCTCGCCTGGGAGGGCCTCCACCCGCTGCCGCGCGACGCGGCCGAGCGGCCGGCGTGGAGCGAGTGCGAGCAGGAGCTGTGGACCGACGTGCAGCCCGAGTTCGCCGCGATGCACGAGCTGCGCTCGGACCTGCCCGTCGAGTGCGTGACGCTGACCATGCCCTCGTTCGCGGGCCCGCACTGGCTGATGGTCGCGCAGCCGGTCGGCACGTGGATGCCCGACGTCGAGGTCAACTACGCCTTCCACCGCCGCCTGCTCCAGGTCCTCCAGCACGGCGCGCCGGCGCGCACCTGGCTCCTCAAGACGCCCGGGCACCTGATGACGCTGGAGGCGCTGTTCGCCACCTATCCCGACGCGTGGATCGTGCAGACGCATCGCGATCCCGCGAAGACGATGCCGTCGACGGCCAGCATCACCGCGCTCGTGCAGTGGATGCGCACCGACCACGTCGACCTCGCGCTACTGGTGCAGGCCATCGCCTCCGCGTTCTTCTACGGCCTCAATCACAGCGTCGAGCTGCGCCGGGCGAGCCCGTGGCGGGAGCGCTTCGTCGACGTCCACTTCGGCCACCTGCTGCGCGACCCCGTCGACGCCCTGACCCGCGCCTACGCCGGCATGGGGCGCGCGCTCACTCCCGAGCACGCGGAGCGCGTCCGCGCCTACCTGCGCCACAAGCCGAAGGGGAAGTTCGGCACGCACCAGTACGCGCCCGAGGACTGGGGCATGACGGCGGCGGGGCTGCGCGCCGACCTGGCACCGTACGTCGAGCACTTCGGCGTCGCGCTCGAGGGCTCCTGA